In Streptomyces thermolilacinus SPC6, a single genomic region encodes these proteins:
- the acs gene encoding acetate--CoA ligase: MGRDTSDALGMGDVVSNESLANLLREERRFSPPAELAARANVTAAAYERAAADRLGFWAEQARRLSWATEPTETLDWSNPPFAKWFADGKLNVAYNCVDRHVEAGLGDRVAIHFEGEPGDSRAITYAQLKDEVSRAAHALTELGVRKGDRVAVYMPMIPEAAVAMLACARIGAAHSVVFGGFSADAIAARIQDADAKVVITADGGYRRGKPSALKPAVDEALGRVDGVERVLVVRRTGQDVAWTEGRDVWWHDIVDRQSAEHVPEAFEAEHPLFILYTSGTTGKPKGILHTSGGYLTQAAYTHHAVFDLKPESDVYWCTADIGWVTGHSYIVYGPLANGATQVMYEGTPDTPHQGRFWEIVQKYGVTILYTAPTAIRTFMKWGDDIPAKFDLSSLRVLGSVGEPINPEAWIWYREHIGGGRCPIVDTWWQTETGAMMISPLPGVTETKPGSAQRPLPGIAATVVDDEANEVPNGGGGYLVLTEPWPSMLRTIWGDDQRFIDTYWSRFEGKYFAGDGAKKDEDGDIWLLGRVDDVMLVSGHNISTTEVESALVSHPKVAEAAVVGAADETTGQAIVAFVILRGSVAKAAEADPDALVAELRDHVGATLGPIAKPKRVLPVAELPKTRSGKIMRRLLRDVAENRELGDVTTLTDSSVMDLIQAKLPSASSED; this comes from the coding sequence ATGGGCCGGGACACATCGGACGCCCTGGGAATGGGAGATGTCGTGAGCAACGAGAGCCTGGCCAACCTGCTGCGGGAAGAGCGTCGGTTCAGCCCGCCCGCCGAGCTGGCCGCGCGGGCCAATGTGACGGCCGCCGCGTACGAGCGGGCGGCGGCGGACAGGCTCGGCTTCTGGGCCGAGCAGGCGCGCCGTCTCAGCTGGGCCACCGAGCCCACCGAGACGCTCGACTGGTCGAACCCGCCCTTCGCCAAGTGGTTCGCCGACGGCAAGCTCAATGTGGCGTACAACTGCGTGGACCGCCATGTGGAGGCCGGGCTCGGGGACCGGGTGGCCATCCACTTCGAGGGCGAGCCGGGCGACAGCCGCGCCATCACGTACGCCCAGCTCAAGGACGAGGTCAGCCGGGCCGCGCACGCGCTGACGGAGCTCGGCGTCCGCAAGGGCGACCGGGTCGCGGTCTACATGCCGATGATCCCCGAGGCGGCCGTGGCCATGCTGGCGTGCGCCCGGATCGGCGCGGCGCACTCCGTGGTGTTCGGCGGCTTCTCGGCGGACGCCATCGCCGCCCGTATCCAGGACGCCGACGCCAAGGTGGTCATCACCGCCGACGGCGGTTACCGGCGCGGCAAGCCGTCTGCTCTGAAGCCGGCCGTGGACGAGGCACTGGGCCGGGTCGACGGGGTCGAGCGGGTGCTCGTGGTGCGCCGCACCGGGCAGGACGTGGCCTGGACCGAGGGCCGGGACGTCTGGTGGCACGACATCGTGGACCGGCAGAGCGCCGAGCACGTTCCCGAGGCGTTCGAGGCGGAGCACCCGCTGTTCATCCTCTACACCTCCGGCACCACTGGTAAGCCGAAGGGCATCCTGCACACCTCCGGCGGCTACCTCACCCAGGCGGCCTACACCCACCACGCCGTCTTCGACCTGAAGCCGGAGTCCGACGTCTACTGGTGCACCGCCGACATCGGCTGGGTCACCGGCCACTCGTACATCGTGTACGGGCCGCTGGCGAACGGCGCGACGCAGGTCATGTACGAGGGCACGCCGGACACGCCGCACCAGGGCCGGTTCTGGGAGATCGTGCAGAAGTACGGCGTCACGATCCTCTACACGGCGCCGACCGCGATCCGGACGTTCATGAAGTGGGGCGACGACATCCCCGCCAAGTTCGACCTGTCGAGCCTGCGCGTCCTGGGCTCCGTGGGGGAGCCGATCAACCCGGAGGCGTGGATCTGGTACCGGGAGCACATCGGCGGCGGCCGCTGCCCGATCGTGGACACCTGGTGGCAGACGGAGACGGGCGCGATGATGATCTCGCCGCTGCCCGGTGTGACGGAGACCAAGCCCGGTTCGGCGCAGCGGCCGCTGCCCGGCATCGCGGCGACCGTCGTGGACGACGAGGCCAACGAGGTGCCCAACGGTGGGGGCGGCTACCTGGTGCTCACGGAGCCGTGGCCGTCGATGCTGCGCACCATCTGGGGCGACGACCAGCGGTTCATCGACACGTACTGGTCCCGCTTCGAGGGCAAGTACTTCGCGGGCGACGGGGCCAAGAAGGACGAGGACGGCGACATCTGGCTGCTCGGCCGGGTGGACGACGTGATGCTCGTGTCGGGCCACAACATCTCCACCACCGAGGTCGAGTCGGCGCTCGTGTCGCACCCGAAGGTCGCGGAGGCCGCGGTCGTGGGCGCCGCCGACGAGACGACCGGCCAGGCCATCGTGGCGTTCGTGATCCTGCGCGGCAGCGTGGCGAAGGCGGCCGAGGCGGACCCCGACGCGCTCGTCGCCGAACTGCGCGACCACGTCGGCGCGACGCTCGGCCCGATCGCCAAGCCGAAGCGCGTCCTGCCCGTGGCGGAGCTGCCCAAGACCCGCTCCGGCAAGATCATGCGGCGGCTGCTGCGCGATGTCGCCGAGAACCGGGAGTTGGGTGACGTCACGACGCTGACGGACTCGTCCGTGATGGACCTGATCCAGGCCAAGCTCCCGTCCGCGAGCAGCGAGGACTGA
- the nhaA gene encoding Na+/H+ antiporter NhaA — protein MAAPKTPDPNGTSNTGSTGSSSTATAAERRLLARLSLPERTFVLDALRAETVGGVLLLLAAIAALIWANTPLSESYESVRHFHIGPSALGLNLSIQHWAADGLLAIFFFVAGIELKREMVAGELRDPKAAALPVVAALCGMIAPALVYVVVNTTGGGSLDGWAVPTATDIAFALAVLAVIGTSLPSALRAFLLTLAVVDDLFAILIIAVFFTSDLNFAALGGAVAGLVLFWFLLHKGVRGWYVYVPIALAIWGLMYNSGVHATIAGVAMGLMLRCSRREGEDHSPGEHIEHMVRPLSAGFAVPMFALFSAGVAVSGGAMRDVFTQPETLGVVLGLVLGKTFGIFGGTWLTARFTRAKLNEDLAWADLFAVATLAGIGFTVSLLIGELAFEGNTELTDEVKAAVLVGSFLAALLATVLLKLRVRKYQAMVEAEERDEDMSGIPDVYEVDDPDHHRRLADIYERKAAEHRRRAEEAGAARENGSSPA, from the coding sequence GTGGCCGCGCCCAAGACGCCCGACCCCAACGGCACCAGCAACACCGGCAGCACCGGCAGCAGCAGCACCGCCACTGCCGCCGAGCGCAGGCTCCTGGCCCGGCTGTCGCTGCCCGAGCGGACCTTCGTGCTGGACGCCCTGCGCGCCGAGACCGTCGGTGGCGTCCTGCTGCTCCTCGCCGCCATCGCCGCCCTCATCTGGGCGAACACCCCGCTGAGCGAGAGCTACGAGTCGGTCCGCCACTTCCACATAGGGCCCTCCGCCCTCGGGCTGAACCTCTCGATCCAGCACTGGGCGGCCGACGGCCTCCTCGCGATCTTCTTCTTCGTCGCCGGTATCGAGCTCAAGCGGGAGATGGTCGCGGGCGAGCTGCGCGACCCCAAGGCCGCCGCGCTGCCCGTCGTCGCCGCGCTCTGCGGCATGATCGCCCCCGCCCTCGTCTACGTGGTGGTCAACACGACCGGCGGCGGTTCACTCGACGGGTGGGCGGTCCCGACCGCCACCGACATCGCGTTCGCGCTCGCCGTCCTGGCCGTCATCGGCACGTCGCTGCCCTCCGCGCTGCGGGCCTTCCTCCTCACGCTCGCCGTGGTGGACGACCTGTTCGCGATCCTGATCATCGCGGTGTTCTTCACCAGCGACCTGAACTTCGCCGCGCTCGGCGGCGCCGTCGCCGGACTGGTCCTCTTCTGGTTCCTGCTCCACAAGGGCGTGCGCGGCTGGTACGTGTACGTGCCGATCGCCCTGGCGATCTGGGGCCTGATGTACAACAGCGGCGTCCACGCCACCATCGCCGGTGTCGCCATGGGCCTGATGCTCCGCTGCTCGCGCCGCGAGGGCGAGGACCACTCCCCCGGCGAGCACATCGAGCACATGGTGCGTCCCCTGTCCGCCGGCTTCGCGGTGCCGATGTTCGCCCTGTTCTCGGCGGGCGTGGCCGTGTCCGGCGGCGCGATGCGGGACGTCTTCACCCAGCCGGAGACCCTGGGCGTCGTCCTCGGCCTGGTCCTCGGCAAGACGTTCGGCATCTTCGGCGGCACCTGGCTGACCGCCCGCTTCACCCGCGCCAAGCTGAACGAGGACCTGGCCTGGGCGGACCTGTTCGCCGTCGCCACCCTCGCCGGCATCGGCTTCACCGTCTCCCTGCTGATCGGCGAGCTGGCGTTCGAGGGCAACACCGAACTGACCGACGAGGTCAAGGCCGCCGTTCTCGTGGGCTCGTTCCTCGCCGCGCTCCTCGCCACCGTCCTGCTGAAGCTCCGCGTCCGGAAGTACCAGGCCATGGTCGAGGCGGAGGAGCGTGACGAGGACATGAGCGGCATCCCCGACGTCTACGAGGTGGACGACCCCGACCACCACCGCCGCCTCGCCGACATCTACGAGCGGAAGGCCGCGGAGCACCGCCGCCGTGCCGAGGAGGCGGGGGCGGCGCGCGAGAACGGCAGCAGTCCGGCATGA
- a CDS encoding phage holin family protein produces MSHPAGRTGIAGNGAEASLGQLVASATTEMSALVHDEIALAKAQLRQDVKRGAISGMGFLAAGMVLLFSLPMLSFALAYGFRAWTGWHMSVCFLLSFAVNVVVAGLLALVGAVFAKKAKRGKGPQKTAASVKRTAAVLQNVKPHPRPGSSAVQEKAAAVARSSV; encoded by the coding sequence ATGAGCCACCCCGCCGGGAGGACCGGTATCGCCGGGAACGGTGCAGAGGCCAGTCTCGGTCAGCTGGTCGCCTCGGCGACCACCGAGATGTCCGCGCTGGTGCACGACGAGATCGCCCTGGCCAAGGCCCAGCTCCGGCAGGACGTCAAGCGCGGTGCCATCAGCGGCATGGGCTTCCTGGCGGCCGGCATGGTGCTGCTCTTCTCGCTGCCGATGCTGAGCTTCGCGCTCGCGTACGGCTTCCGCGCGTGGACCGGCTGGCACATGTCGGTGTGCTTCCTGCTCTCCTTCGCGGTGAACGTCGTCGTGGCGGGCCTGCTGGCCCTCGTCGGCGCGGTGTTCGCGAAGAAGGCGAAGCGCGGCAAGGGCCCGCAGAAGACCGCGGCGTCCGTGAAGCGGACCGCCGCGGTGCTGCAGAACGTCAAGCCGCACCCCCGCCCCGGCTCCTCCGCCGTCCAGGAGAAGGCCGCGGCTGTGGCACGCTCGTCCGTATGA
- a CDS encoding alpha/beta fold hydrolase, whose product MTVPESSTGAPGGPVRIDGPWTHRDVAANGARFHIAEMGDGPLVLLLHGFPQFWWTWRHQLPALAEAGFRAVAMDLRGVGGSDRTPRGYDPANLALDITGVVRSLGEPDAALVGHDLGGYLAWTAAVMRPKLVRRLAVSSMPHPRRWRSAMLSDFAQTRAGSYVWGFQRPWLPERRLVADDAALVGRLIREWSGPCEPDDESLDVYRRAMAIPSTAHCSIEPYRWMVRSLARPDGIQFNRRMKRPVRVPTLHLHGSADPVMRTRSAAGSGQYVEAPYRWRLFDGLGHYPHEEDPLAFSAELVNWLKDPEPDR is encoded by the coding sequence ATGACCGTCCCTGAGAGCAGTACCGGCGCCCCCGGCGGCCCCGTCCGGATCGACGGCCCGTGGACGCACCGCGACGTGGCGGCGAACGGGGCGCGGTTCCACATCGCGGAGATGGGCGACGGTCCGCTCGTCCTGCTGCTGCACGGCTTCCCGCAGTTCTGGTGGACGTGGCGGCACCAGCTGCCGGCGCTCGCCGAAGCCGGGTTCCGCGCCGTGGCGATGGACCTGCGGGGTGTGGGCGGCAGCGACCGTACGCCGCGGGGCTACGACCCGGCGAACCTGGCGCTCGACATCACCGGGGTCGTACGGTCCCTGGGCGAGCCGGACGCGGCGCTGGTCGGCCACGACCTGGGCGGGTACCTGGCGTGGACGGCCGCGGTGATGCGGCCCAAGCTGGTGCGGCGCCTGGCCGTCTCGTCGATGCCGCACCCGCGGCGGTGGCGCTCGGCGATGCTCTCGGACTTCGCGCAGACCCGCGCCGGTTCGTACGTGTGGGGCTTCCAGCGGCCGTGGCTGCCCGAGCGGCGGCTGGTCGCGGACGACGCGGCGCTCGTGGGGCGCCTGATCCGGGAGTGGTCCGGGCCGTGCGAGCCGGACGACGAGTCCCTCGACGTGTACCGGCGGGCGATGGCGATCCCCTCCACGGCGCACTGCTCCATCGAGCCGTACCGGTGGATGGTCCGCTCGCTGGCCCGCCCCGACGGCATCCAGTTCAACCGGCGCATGAAGCGGCCCGTGCGCGTGCCTACGCTCCATCTGCACGGCTCCGCCGACCCGGTGATGCGCACGCGCAGCGCGGCGGGTTCCGGCCAGTACGTCGAAGCCCCGTACCGCTGGCGGTTGTTCGACGGCCTTGGCCACTATCCGCACGAGGAGGACCCGTTGGCGTTCTCGGCGGAGCTCGTGAACTGGCTGAAGGACCCCGAGCCGGACCGCTGA
- a CDS encoding MarP family serine protease: protein MNVLDILLLVAAVWFAIVGYRQGFVVGILSVIGFLGGGLVAVYLLPLVWGPLTGDAEVSTAAAIVAIAVVLILASVGQTLTTHLGNKLRRHITWSPARALDATGGALVNVVAMLLVAWLLGSVLAQTVVPAVGKEARDSRVLLGVTEVMPFKADALFSDFTSMLAQNGFPPVFSPFANEPITEVRPPDPALANSPVAARAQQSIVKVVGTASGCGKVLEGTGFVFGERRVMTNAHVVGGVDEPTVQIGGQGRLYDATVVLYDWQRDIAVLDVPDLKARPLEFTETDARSGDSAIVAGFPENGAYDVRSARVRGRINANGPDIYQRGEVRRDVYSLYTTVRQGNSGGPLLTEDGKVYGVIFARSLDDANTGYALTVDEIREDITLGLSANQQVDSQSCAL from the coding sequence GTGAACGTGCTGGACATCCTGCTGCTGGTCGCCGCCGTGTGGTTCGCGATCGTCGGGTACCGACAGGGGTTCGTGGTCGGCATCCTGTCCGTGATCGGGTTCCTCGGCGGCGGGCTGGTCGCCGTCTACCTGCTGCCGCTCGTGTGGGGACCGCTGACGGGTGACGCCGAGGTCTCCACGGCCGCGGCCATCGTCGCCATCGCCGTCGTGCTGATCCTGGCCTCCGTGGGGCAGACCCTCACCACCCACCTCGGCAACAAACTGCGCCGCCACATCACCTGGTCGCCCGCCCGCGCCCTCGACGCGACGGGCGGCGCGCTGGTCAACGTGGTGGCGATGCTCCTCGTCGCCTGGCTCCTCGGCAGCGTGCTCGCGCAGACGGTCGTGCCCGCGGTCGGCAAGGAGGCCCGTGACTCACGGGTGCTGCTGGGCGTGACGGAGGTGATGCCCTTCAAGGCCGACGCCCTGTTCTCGGACTTCACGTCGATGCTCGCGCAGAACGGCTTCCCGCCGGTCTTCAGCCCCTTCGCGAACGAGCCCATCACCGAGGTCCGCCCGCCCGACCCGGCCCTCGCCAACAGCCCGGTCGCCGCCCGCGCCCAGCAGTCCATCGTCAAGGTCGTCGGCACGGCGAGCGGCTGCGGCAAGGTCCTGGAGGGCACCGGCTTCGTCTTCGGCGAGCGCCGCGTCATGACCAACGCGCACGTGGTGGGCGGCGTCGACGAGCCGACCGTGCAGATAGGCGGCCAGGGGCGGCTGTACGACGCGACGGTCGTGCTCTACGACTGGCAGCGCGACATCGCCGTCCTGGACGTGCCGGACCTCAAGGCCAGGCCGCTGGAGTTCACCGAGACCGACGCGCGCAGCGGCGACAGCGCCATCGTCGCCGGGTTCCCGGAGAACGGCGCGTACGACGTGCGCTCGGCGCGCGTCCGGGGCCGCATCAACGCCAACGGCCCGGACATCTACCAGCGCGGCGAGGTCCGCCGCGACGTGTACTCGCTGTACACGACGGTCCGCCAGGGCAACTCCGGCGGCCCGCTCCTCACCGAGGACGGCAAGGTATACGGCGTGATCTTCGCGCGGTCCCTGGACGACGCGAACACGGGGTACGCGCTGACGGTGGACGAGATCCGCGAGGACATCACGCTCGGCCTGAGCGCCAACCAGCAGGTGGACAGCCAGAGCTGCGCCCTCTGA